A single region of the Streptomyces diastaticus subsp. diastaticus genome encodes:
- a CDS encoding DUF3073 domain-containing protein has translation MGRGRAKAKQTKVARQLKYNSGGTDLSRLASELGASTSSQPPNGEPFEDDEEDPYAQYADLYNDDEDEDDESGPASKQRRGA, from the coding sequence ATGGGGCGCGGCCGGGCCAAGGCCAAGCAGACAAAGGTCGCCCGCCAGCTGAAGTACAACAGCGGCGGGACTGACCTGTCGCGTCTGGCCAGCGAGCTGGGCGCATCGACTTCGAGTCAACCTCCGAACGGCGAGCCGTTCGAGGACGACGAGGAGGACCCGTACGCACAGTACGCGGACTTGTACAACGACGACGAGGACGAGGACGACGAGTCCGGTCCCGCGTCGAAGCAACGCCGCGGCGCTTGA
- the purM gene encoding phosphoribosylformylglycinamidine cyclo-ligase, producing MSESPSGASYAASGVDIEAGDRAVELMKDWVRRTRRPEVLGGLGGFAGLFDASALKGYERPLLASATDGVGTKVDLARQLGVYDTIGHDLVAMVMDDIVVCGAEPLFMTDYICVGKVHPERVAAIVKGIAEGCVLAGCALVGGETAEHPGLLGPDDFDVAGAGTGVVEADRLLGPDRIREGDAVIAMASSGLHSNGYSLVRHVVFDRAGWSLEREVPEFGRTLGEELLEPTKIYSLDCLMLTRTTAVHAFSHITGGGLAANLARVVPDGLHARIDRTTWTPAPVFDLIGKAGHVERLELEKTLNMGVGMMAVVPAGSVDVALTTLRDRGVDAWVAGEVTRRGDEPTAATLTGDYAA from the coding sequence ATGTCTGAATCCCCCTCCGGCGCCTCGTACGCCGCCTCCGGCGTCGACATCGAGGCGGGTGACCGCGCGGTCGAGCTGATGAAGGACTGGGTCCGCAGGACCCGGCGCCCCGAGGTCCTCGGCGGCCTCGGCGGTTTCGCGGGCCTCTTCGACGCCTCCGCCCTCAAGGGGTACGAGCGGCCGCTGCTCGCCTCCGCCACCGACGGCGTCGGCACCAAGGTCGACCTCGCCCGGCAGCTCGGTGTCTACGACACCATCGGCCACGACCTGGTCGCCATGGTCATGGACGACATCGTGGTCTGCGGCGCGGAGCCGCTCTTCATGACCGACTACATCTGCGTCGGCAAGGTCCACCCCGAGCGCGTCGCCGCCATCGTCAAGGGCATCGCCGAGGGCTGCGTCCTCGCCGGGTGCGCCCTGGTCGGCGGCGAGACCGCCGAGCACCCGGGGCTGCTCGGGCCGGACGACTTCGACGTGGCGGGCGCGGGAACGGGCGTCGTCGAGGCCGACCGGCTGCTCGGCCCGGACCGCATCCGCGAGGGCGACGCCGTGATCGCGATGGCCTCCTCCGGACTTCACTCCAACGGGTACTCACTCGTCCGGCACGTGGTCTTCGACCGGGCCGGCTGGAGCCTGGAGCGCGAGGTGCCGGAGTTCGGCCGCACCCTCGGCGAGGAACTGCTGGAGCCGACCAAGATCTACTCGCTCGACTGCCTGATGCTGACCCGCACCACCGCGGTGCACGCCTTCTCGCACATCACCGGCGGCGGCCTCGCCGCCAACCTGGCCCGGGTCGTCCCGGACGGGCTGCACGCCCGGATCGACCGGACCACCTGGACCCCGGCCCCCGTCTTCGACCTGATCGGCAAGGCCGGGCACGTGGAGCGGCTGGAGCTGGAGAAGACGCTGAACATGGGCGTCGGCATGATGGCCGTCGTCCCGGCCGGGTCGGTCGACGTGGCACTGACCACGCTGCGCGACCGCGGTGTCGACGCCTGGGTGGCAGGCGAGGTCACCCGGCGCGGCGACGAGCCGACCGCGGCGACCCTGACGGGTGACTACGCGGCCTGA